The following is a genomic window from Pseudomonas parafulva.
GCCTTCCTTGAACAGCGTCATCGCGTCCATCGCCGGGCCTCAGAGGTAGGAATAGAAAAGGCTGTCCAGTAACTGCGTCCAACCCTGGGCAAGCACGAAGATCAGCAGCTTGAGCGGCAACGAGATGGTCATCGGCGCCACCATCTGCATGCCCAGCGCCAGCAGCAGGTTGGAGACGATCAGGTCGATGACGATGAACGGGATATAGATGAGAAAGCCCATCTGAAAGCCCGCCTCCAGCTCCGACAGCATGAACGCCGGGATCAGCAGCATCAGGTCGTCGCGACTGGCCTGCTCGGCGCGCTCCTTGGGCCACATGCGCTGGGTGTTCTCCAGCAGGTGGGTGAGGATGTCCGGGTTGGTGTTGCGCGACATGAAGGCTTGCAGCGGCTTGAGTGCGTTCAGGGCCGATTCCTGCAACGCCTCGCTGTGGCTGAAGTCCAGCGGCCGCTCCTTGAGCGCTTCGGCCACGTTGTGGCCGACCGGCGCCATGATGAACAGCGTCGCGGCCAGGGCGATGGCGTACAACGCCATGTTCGGTGGCACCTGCTGCACGCCGATAGCGTTACGGGCGATGGTCAGCACGATGGCGATCTTGAGGAACGCGCTGCAGATGATCAGCAGCAGCGGCACCAGGGAAATGCCGCCGATGAACAGCGCCAGCAGGAAGGGGTCGACCCCCTGGAAGCTCATCCAGCCACATCCATGCGCACGATCTGCAGGCCCAGGCGGCCGTCGATCTGCACCAGCTCGCCCTGGGCCAGCGGCTGTTCGCCATGGAACAGGGTGGCTGCCCCCGCCGCCACGCCGTGTACCTGCAGCACGGCGCCGGGGGCCAGGTTGCGCAGTTCGCCCAAGGTCAGGTTCAGGTGACCGCAACGCACCGTCAGCGCCAGCGGCAGCGCGTCGAAACGGTCCGGGTGCTCGGCCCCAGCCTGCTGTTCAGTTGCTGAGGCTTGGACGTCGTCAGCGCTGTCGGTCTGGGCCAGGCTGGCCGGGTCGAAGGCCCCAGCGTCCTGCTCGTCTGCGCCGTAGTGGGCGGTGTCGTCCCAGTCGGGCGTCAGAATATCGGTGTCGGGGATGTCGTTCATCTCGGTCTCCTCAAGCGCGAGTACGGTCAGGTGCAACGGCGTGGGGTGCTGCTGCGCCTGCACCTGCAAGCAATGCCGGCCCAGGCGAACCTGGCCGTGGCCGGCTGAATCGAACAGGGCGGTCTCGGGAATCACCACGTCGCCGGGACGCAGGGCGGCGAGCTGATCGCTGGGCAACCTCAGGTGCCCGAGCAACAGCGGCACGCGCACCACGAAACCTTCGCTCCAGGGCGTGGCCTGGCGCTGCCAGGGGGCGGCGTCGAGCAGGCCCAGCAGGGTCTGCCCAGGCAGCCGCAGATGACTGGCGACGCGCGCATCGCCAACGCGCACGTCGAGGCGACAGGCAATGCCCTCGACCTCGCTCGCGGCCAAGGGCTTGAGAAACCCGAAGGCCTCGCGCAACGGCGCGCTCAGCACCTGATGGAACAGCGACCAGAACCAGTCGTCAGCCGGCCCCGGCTCGGCGGGCACCACCACCGGGCACTCACCGAACAGGCTCAGCACCGGGCCGGGCTCGCCCAGGGCGAAGGCCCCGTGGGCACAGGCGAACACCGCAGGCGCTGCGCCGCTGGGACCGTTGCCCAAGGTCAGCGTCAACGCCCCCGCCTCTCCCGCCACCTCGAACGGCAACTCGACGCCCGCCCCCAGCCGCTGCCGGGCGGCGGCCTCATCAGCGCTGACCGATGGCAGCGACAGTGCACAGGCACGCATGTCAGTAATCCTCTTCAACGCGTGCCACCTGCACGCTGATCGGTTGGCCCAGGCTCTGCGCCAAGGCGTCTTCGAGGTGGCCACGGCGGCTCGCCAGGCGCGCCTGTACCGCCTCGTTCTCGCCGCTCAGGCCGATGTCCCAGCCGGGCCCGGCCTCCTGCCGACGTGCCAGCACCTTGATCCGCCCCAACTGCGGCAGGTGCAGCAGCAGGTCCAGGTGCAGGTCTTGGGTAGCGCGCAAGCGCGGCGTGAGCTGATCGACGAACGCTTCCACCTCGCTGCCCTCCAGGCCCGTCGAGGCCGACAGCGAATCCGCCCCGGCGGTGTCCTGGTGCAGACCGCCGTCCACCGCCTCGACCCATTGGCGGAACCAGTAGCCATCGCTGCGAGCGATCGACGCCTCAGGGTCGCGCTCGGCGCCGGGGGTGGTGTCGCGCGAAGTCGAGCGCGCCACCCGGCTCGCCTGGGCCGGCGCCGGTTCGGCGCCGCGCAACGGCGGGCGACCCAGTGCCGGTGGCGGCTCACGCCGAGGCAGCGGTGCATGATTCACGGAACGTTCATTCATCGCCGGTCTCCTGCCCCAGGCGCGCCATCAGTGCCTTGAGCTTTTCCAGGTCGCGACGCCGTCCACTCAGGCGTTGCTGCGCCGCGTCGGTGTCCTGGGCCTGACGTGCCTGGGCAGCCTCCAGTGCCTGCACGCGTTGGGCGTGTTCGGCCAGCTCGCCGATCAGGCGGCGCTCCTGGGTGCTCCAGGCGTTCAACTCGACCACGCTCAGCGCGCGGCCGCGATGCGCGTCGCCCAAGGCCGCGCGCTCGGCCATCTGGCGCTCACGGGCGGTCTGCAAGTGCGCGCGGGCAGCGGCGGTTTCGGCTTCGCATTCGCGCAGCCGCTCACGGGCCTGGTGCCAGGCCCGCTCGGCCTGGCCTTCGCGGTGACGACGCACCGGCACCAGGGCTTGCACGTCAGCCCGGCACATAGGCGGTCAACTGCTGCAGGTGCGCAAGGGTCGAGGGCAGCGGCTCCGGCTCGCGCAGGTCTTGGCGCAGAAAGCCGTCCAACGCGGCGCGCGACTCCACGGCCAGGTCGGTCAGCGGGTCGGCACCGGCCTGGTACTCGCCCAGGCGCAGCATCAGCTCGATCTGGTCGTAGGCCGACAGCAACCGCCGCAGGTTGACGCCGGCCCGCAGGTGTTCGCCGTCGGCCACGTTGACCAGGGTGCGCGACAGGCTCGCCAGCACGTCGATGGCCGGGTAGTGACCGCGCTCGGCGAGCGTGCGCGAGAGCACGATGTGGCCGTCGAGCAAGGAGCGCACCTCGTCGGCCACCGGATCGTTCATCGAGTCCTGCTCGATCAGCACGGTGTACAGCGCGGTGATGGCGCCGTCGTTGCTCAACCCGGCCCGTTCCACCAGACGCGGCAGCAGGCTGTAGACCGACGGTGGCAGGCCGCCGCGGCCTAGCGGCTCACCGGCGGCCAGGCCGATTTCACGCTGCGCACGGGCGAACCGCGTCAGCGAATCGATCAGCAGCAGCACGCGCCGGCCTTGGGCACGAAAGCCCTCGGCCAACGCCGTCGCCGTGAACGCAGCGCGGGCGCGCTCCATGCTGGAGCGGTCGGAGGTGGCACAGACCAGCACCGCGCGGGCACGCAGTTCGTCGTCGAGTTCGTGATCGAGGAATTCGCGCAGCTCGCGCCCGCGCTCGCCGATCAGGCCGAACACGATGACGTCGCACTCGACATTGCGGGCGATCTCGGCCAGCAGCGTGGTCTTGCCGCAACCGGCACCAGCGAACAAACCCACGCGCTGGCCTTCGCCGAGGGTGAGCGGTCCGTCGATCGCCCTAACGCCGGTGGTCAGCGCGTGCTGGATGCGCGGCCGAGCGGTGGGCGCAGGCGCTTCGCCGATCACCACCGAGGCGTGCAGCACCGACGCATCGGCGAACGCCCCGACACCGCCGTCGAGCAGTGGCCGGCCAAAGCCATCGAGCACCTGGCCCAGCAACTGCGGCCCCACCTGCACCCGGTGCGGCATGCCCAGCGGCTGCACCGCCGCGCCAACGCGCACGCCTTCCAGGCCACCGAGCGCACTGAGCAAGGCGTCGTGC
Proteins encoded in this region:
- the sctR gene encoding type III secretion system export apparatus subunit SctR → MSFQGVDPFLLALFIGGISLVPLLLIICSAFLKIAIVLTIARNAIGVQQVPPNMALYAIALAATLFIMAPVGHNVAEALKERPLDFSHSEALQESALNALKPLQAFMSRNTNPDILTHLLENTQRMWPKERAEQASRDDLMLLIPAFMLSELEAGFQMGFLIYIPFIVIDLIVSNLLLALGMQMVAPMTISLPLKLLIFVLAQGWTQLLDSLFYSYL
- the sctQ gene encoding type III secretion system cytoplasmic ring protein SctQ, with amino-acid sequence MRACALSLPSVSADEAAARQRLGAGVELPFEVAGEAGALTLTLGNGPSGAAPAVFACAHGAFALGEPGPVLSLFGECPVVVPAEPGPADDWFWSLFHQVLSAPLREAFGFLKPLAASEVEGIACRLDVRVGDARVASHLRLPGQTLLGLLDAAPWQRQATPWSEGFVVRVPLLLGHLRLPSDQLAALRPGDVVIPETALFDSAGHGQVRLGRHCLQVQAQQHPTPLHLTVLALEETEMNDIPDTDILTPDWDDTAHYGADEQDAGAFDPASLAQTDSADDVQASATEQQAGAEHPDRFDALPLALTVRCGHLNLTLGELRNLAPGAVLQVHGVAAGAATLFHGEQPLAQGELVQIDGRLGLQIVRMDVAG
- a CDS encoding YscO family type III secretion system apparatus protein, encoding MCRADVQALVPVRRHREGQAERAWHQARERLRECEAETAAARAHLQTARERQMAERAALGDAHRGRALSVVELNAWSTQERRLIGELAEHAQRVQALEAAQARQAQDTDAAQQRLSGRRRDLEKLKALMARLGQETGDE
- a CDS encoding FliI/YscN family ATPase, with the translated sequence MTHAAAARLQAWETDQYARLQRFSPVAVRGRVQRVNGILLQCRLPQAQIGDLCQVERDAREPLLAEIVGFDQHDALLSALGGLEGVRVGAAVQPLGMPHRVQVGPQLLGQVLDGFGRPLLDGGVGAFADASVLHASVVIGEAPAPTARPRIQHALTTGVRAIDGPLTLGEGQRVGLFAGAGCGKTTLLAEIARNVECDVIVFGLIGERGRELREFLDHELDDELRARAVLVCATSDRSSMERARAAFTATALAEGFRAQGRRVLLLIDSLTRFARAQREIGLAAGEPLGRGGLPPSVYSLLPRLVERAGLSNDGAITALYTVLIEQDSMNDPVADEVRSLLDGHIVLSRTLAERGHYPAIDVLASLSRTLVNVADGEHLRAGVNLRRLLSAYDQIELMLRLGEYQAGADPLTDLAVESRAALDGFLRQDLREPEPLPSTLAHLQQLTAYVPG